A stretch of Sulfurimonas sp. DNA encodes these proteins:
- a CDS encoding HAD-IIB family hydrolase yields MKKIYITDLDHTFLRTDLSVSEFTRGTWNEMSAHSIMSIATARTYKKTMQFLKDIDINAPMILLDGALIATMDKKIIDTKFIGKEVGDVIIDEGAKFGIYPFILSLADSTLRETFSYSTLLNVHQKEVLKNYKNDDHHNRQSNLRAMNDNFKIVYFGDEVLLRELALHIEKIFGDGLKYILAPEAYVGCYFLTILHKDADKSHGIKSVSEYVGFDLKKLTVFGDNFNDIGMFELAGTSVAVANAQEGVKKAAKIVLPHTNDEDAVAHYLKSLKNG; encoded by the coding sequence ATGAAAAAAATATATATTACGGATTTGGATCATACATTTTTGAGAACCGATTTGTCGGTTAGCGAGTTTACGAGAGGGACTTGGAATGAGATGTCGGCTCACTCCATTATGAGTATCGCAACGGCTAGAACTTATAAAAAAACTATGCAGTTTTTAAAAGATATAGATATAAATGCGCCGATGATACTTCTCGACGGTGCATTAATAGCGACTATGGACAAGAAGATAATCGACACTAAGTTTATAGGCAAAGAAGTGGGGGATGTTATTATAGACGAGGGGGCAAAATTTGGGATTTACCCTTTTATCCTCTCTTTGGCAGATAGCACTTTGCGAGAAACTTTTTCCTACTCTACGCTTTTAAATGTACATCAAAAAGAGGTGCTTAAAAATTACAAAAATGACGATCACCACAACCGGCAGAGCAATCTTCGTGCAATGAATGATAATTTTAAAATCGTTTATTTTGGAGATGAGGTTTTGTTGCGAGAGCTTGCGCTTCATATAGAGAAAATTTTTGGAGATGGTTTGAAATATATTTTAGCTCCCGAAGCTTATGTCGGCTGCTATTTTTTGACGATTTTGCATAAAGATGCGGATAAGTCTCACGGTATAAAAAGTGTGAGCGAATATGTCGGTTTTGACTTAAAAAAATTAACCGTTTTTGGAGATAATTTTAACGATATCGGTATGTTTGAGTTAGCGGGAACTTCAGTTGCGGTTGCAAATGCACAAGAGGGGGTAAAAAAAGCGGCAAAAATCGTTCTTCCTCATACAAACGATGAAGATGCGGTTGCACACTATCTGAAAAGTTTAAAAAATGGCTAG